In the genome of Bacteroides mediterraneensis, the window AGCCGGGAACTGAAATTCTGGAAAGCTCCTTTTTCTGCACACGTGGAATACAACGGTGGTTTGAATTACATTAACAACGCTTTTCTGGGAGGTGCCACTTATTCTTGGAACAACAGTGATTTCTCAAAGACATTTGGTATTCAGGTGTTGTATAAATATATTCAGAAGAATGTAAAGCCCCATAATTTCCAGTTAACGGGTACCTGGACACTGAACTTCTGGCAGGAAAAGTTCACGTTCAGCGGATTTGCCGATTTCTGGCGCGAGAAGCATACCGATGTGAACGGGAAGAATCATAACTTCATATTCATCAGTGAGCCTCAGTTCTGGATAAACCTGAACAAGTTCAAACATGTGAATGACAATCTGAACCTGAGCGTGGGTTCGGAATGGGAACTGAGTCACAACTTTGCTACGCGCGACGGTTTTTATTTCATCCCGACGCTGGCCATGAAGTGGACTTTCTGATGTTGTTGGAATAGACTTAACGCAATTATACAATGAAAATGCTTGAAAAATTATTTGGTTTTAATCCTCGTGAGACCCGTGTGCGTACGGAAATCCTGGCCGGTATCACCACCTTTCTGACCATGGCCTATATTTTGGCCGTCAACCCGAATATTCTGGCGGCTACGGGGATGGATAAAGGAGCGCTGTTTACTACCACAGTCATCGCTTCTGCCTTTGCCACCTTATTGATGGCAGTGTATGCGAAACT includes:
- a CDS encoding DUF5020 family protein — its product is MKKLFLFVLLLSAFVGGAVAQNIQLHYDLGRALYKSLDERPWVTTTVEMFKADKWGSTYFFVDMDYTDKGVASAYWEISRELKFWKAPFSAHVEYNGGLNYINNAFLGGATYSWNNSDFSKTFGIQVLYKYIQKNVKPHNFQLTGTWTLNFWQEKFTFSGFADFWREKHTDVNGKNHNFIFISEPQFWINLNKFKHVNDNLNLSVGSEWELSHNFATRDGFYFIPTLAMKWTF